From one Primulina eburnea isolate SZY01 unplaced genomic scaffold, ASM2296580v1 ctg608_ERROPOS200000, whole genome shotgun sequence genomic stretch:
- the LOC140821515 gene encoding uncharacterized protein, which translates to MSKKINLQEFATVKLIEEYNAILQKKLPQKLKDPGSFTIPCIIGSTHVNKVLYDLGASINLMSFSIYRDLELGEVKPTTITLQLADRSLTYHRGIVEDILVKVDKFIFPADFVILDMEEDQDAPLIFGRPFLATGKALIEDVHKGELTLRVGGE; encoded by the coding sequence ATGTCAAAGAAGATAAATTTGCAAGAGTTCGCGACAGTGAAGTTGATTGAAGAGTACAACGCCATTCTCCAAAAGAAGTTACCACAAAAactaaaagatccagggagttttactattccttgtatTATTGGTAGTACTCATGTTAATAAAGTTTTATATGATCTTGGAgcgagtattaatcttatgtcATTTTCTATTTATAGGGACTTGGAGCTTGGGGAGGTCAAACCAACCACTATAACTTTGCAACTTGCAGATAGGTCACTCACATATCATCGTGGAATTGTTGAAGATATTTTGGTAAAAGTTGACAAGTTTATCTTCCCTGCTGATTTTGTAATACTTGATATGGAGGAGGATCAAGATGCTCCATTGATTTTTGGGCGACCCTTCTTAGCCACTGGAAAAGCATTGATAGAAGATGTACACAAAGGAGAACTCACCTTGAGAGTTGGTGGGGAATGA